Genomic segment of Thunnus thynnus chromosome 21, fThuThy2.1, whole genome shotgun sequence:
caatgactgtgtggacatactgtggattttggcccccatcacttacattaaaaccacatttgaaggagatcttttcatagccagcatgaacaggaggaatgattacagcgagggaaaacctctttcactgttcatatgtgcacctgattgttgttttaagacagacttgaaaggTTGTGAACTGATCCTTTTCAACAGCATGATTATCTTAATTATCTTAAGTCACAGTAAGTTAGCGGTTAAGCCTGCAAGAGCGTATTCATCGAGCTGTCAATCAGCTTTACCTTTCAGGACACCTCATGTTACATAACTTTTCCTTGACTTTCAAGAAAGCTGTTTAATGTAAATACTCTGATCCagactctctctttctgctgcaTCAGCAATAATTTTACAGGCTTAAAGGGCACTCAGAAAACTGCAAAGCGGTTGAGCCAAGTTGAGCGTGAAGCAGTATAGatttatgaatataaatttCTTTTTATGCAAACAGAATGACAGTAGGGCTacagctaacgattattttcattatctataaATCTGCTGATTACTGTCTCGAttcatcgattagttgtttggttcagaaaatgtcgatcagtgtttcctgacatcctttgttttgttttttcttgacCAACGGTCCGCAAcccgaagatattcagtttactgtcatagaagactaaagaaataagaaaatattcacattcgagaagctggaatcagagaatttggactttttttcttgaaaaatgactcagaatagttaatcgactaatcgttgcagctctaaatgacATATTTACTTGCAGCTTTATTGAgtaacatatttttatatgactCACGTACAAATAATGAGTCAGTTGTTGCTCAGTTAAACATTTATAAAGCCAAAAGATGTGTTAAATGAAGTATCCACTTGATATTCAGAGAGGATGATGAAGCTGAGGTTAAAGAAGGTGACAAACAACCTAGATAATCCCGTTCTGTTACCGTAACCCACCCGTATACCCTGCACATCTTTCACTCATGTTTCATCATCATGctgtgaaatattacaaaaaaaaatattgttttctgaTTTCAAGCTGCAAGTAAAGGGGTTCACAAATTCTCTCCAACAGAGAGGGTTTGTTTTTCTAAAGAACATCGAATCCTCTCTAATTAAATGTAAAGTATCCAGCCACGTTTTTATAATTGGGACGTAGTTTTCTTCAAGTGAGTGAGTATTATTTTTTCCTGCAATAAGGGAAAAGGTAAGATAGCGTTTCTGCCAGGTCCAGAGGATAACATGACATAGACAGAGTCCTACATCCATTCCTTAATTCTGGATTACACTGTTCCCAGTGTCGGATTTCACTCACTTAAAGAGATTACCTGCAAAGTCTGAGTAAAATCAATGGACAGAAGAGTAGTAGCTGATTGTGTGTAATCAACACGCTGTAATTAGATTATTAGAAAGCTACCTAATCAGACCAGAAGCACTGGTTTTTGGGGGGATGGCAGCTTGAGTGTGTCATGATGTTATGTTTATTGCTTTTGTCTATTCTGAAATAAAATTCTTGCTACAGAAAACTGAGTATAAAAGCCCCGAGGTGCAGTTCAGAGACACGCACCAAGGCTTCGACGTCAAAGCTTGTCTCATGCAGCCAGTattaaatttgcattttatcACTGACTGACAATTACTGTGACCGTTTCAACTGCACAAGAAGCACATTACTGTTTTTAGAATTGCCGGACAAAGGAAGAAATAGTGAAGTATTCTGATGAGATTACGAATGTTTGGCAATCCAGCTGAATAAATCATTAACTACTAATACTGCCATGTAGTTGTTTTCAGCAACATAATAAACTTCAAAGCTGTCTGACTCATCGCATATTAGatttgctgttaaaaaaaaaacatttttgtcttctCTGTTTCCATGAAATGATTATATGTTTGTCATAAAAGAACATAGTTTTGAAATTCTGCCTTGATGATCGCTGAATGAAACCAGCTGGCAACATGTTTAGTCTTGCTGGCAATTTAGGATCGTTGCAGGGTAGCTGCTCTGTATGGAAGCAATAGACACGCAACATCCTCCAAAACCCAGTATGGTGTACCAAGACTGTCAGAATTAGGAGCCCTCTGACCAGACTTCCTTCCTGCGTGACAGCCAGAGGCCTCAGAAGGTCGGAAAAGTCAAAGCACTAAAGTGGGATATTTTAGCATCTACGTGTCAACTCCGATTCTGCCTTTTAGTGTGTCTGCAGTCAAAGCCTTTACTGTTACAAACTGTGCTCGCTGGGTTTATGAATGACCAGAAGTCACTGTAGCTTGAGGAAGGAAATAAGTTTAACGTCTTTATGATTCTGAATCGGCAGCAGTGAACACCAGGAATGCATTGTACGGACTGAAACCAGACGTACGTCTTGCCACATGTCGTTTCACAGTGTGAGTTCAtgaactgtatttgtttttgcagaGCACAAGGTGATAATCGTTGGACTTGACAACGCAGGGAAAACCACTATACTCTACCAATTGTAAGtttttactgtcacatttacatttacagccGGAATCTACCGAGTCgtctttgtgtcttttaatTAACCCTTTCATTCCCTTTTTCATCAAGTCTGATGAACGAGGTGGTTCACACGTCTCCCACCATCGGAAGCAACGTCGAAGAAATAGTGGTGAAGAACACTCACTTTCTGATGTGGGATATAGGAGGGCAGGAGTCTCTCAGGTCCTCCTGGAACACCTACTACTCTAATACAGAGGTGAGAAATACAAGCAACACAATCTAACACTATGAGTACACTTTTACGCTCTACTAGCAACACAATCAAACACTCGGAGTACACTTTAACGCTTTACTACTCCCTGGCagatgaagggggggggggggcagaagtATTGTCCAGCAGCCGTTTTCTTCCCGAGTGTGGCAGCTGGTGTGTTTGTTCAGAGCACAGACGGCAGTAGGGGCCGCCCAAAGTCAAAGGTCAGCTTTTCACAAAGGGGCCTGTCTGAAAAGCGGAGCGAGGGGTCAGCCTTTGCAATATTTcggagaagggagagagaaaagtggaACGGGAGAGTTGAGGCATATGAGACCTCCAGAGAGAAACACGATTGTACTTCAGCACCAAATTTTAACAAGACACTTTTTCCTGTAGTTTCTCAGGCAGCATCCTTCACCCATTCACACCtcttttgacacacaaaccCCCGTGCACGTCATCGGACATTCAGCTGCAGTACAAGGCCACTGTTGTTTACACAATACCAGGCAAGCCTGAACATAATGTGTCCAAAATAAAAAGGTTGCTGTTCTTCAGCCCTTTTGATTACAGTCATAACCCTGGTCCCAATTGAAAAGTaattttacaaccaaaaagtCAGAGTGAGTAGAAGTGATCCTGAACCAAAGTAACAGAAGATAAAGTGTCACAGGGGTTGGATCTGTATCTTTTGGATGatcaaataaattcaatcaTTTAGTCACCGAGCATGTCACTGCTGATGTTTGTATCAATTACTAGATGGTGAGAAAATTAGTCAGCAACTAGttcaataattgattaatcatttaagtcacttttcaagtaaaaatatcaaataattgCATGTTCGCGTCTCTCAGATGTAAGGACGTGCTCCCTTCTTGTTGCACGTTATACATTGAAGACGTGAACTTGGGCTTTAGAAAATTGTGATggccttttttcacttttttctggtGTCAGTAATAATagcaaataatgaaaataatcattagttacagcctTATATATTTTCAGCAGCACTAAAAGTGCAATGTTGATATTTGGTATTTGATGGATGTTTTTTGCTGCATCATATATGGAAACTTTAATGCAATAAATGATACTGATATAACATCCAAGCATCTTTGTAGTGTATTTATGGCTCAGAGAGAGCTAGAAACcataaatatttattacaaTAGACTTGCTATAAGAGTTACTAGGAGCCCTACCGTTTCTATAGTAACTTGTGTTCACCCTTTCATTCCCAAGCCGAGCATTGTCAAAACTCTGTGGCTGTAAGCCGGGTCACAGTCAGGTTGAATAACGCGTGTCGACCCGTTGGCTCGTATTGCAAAACGCGTCTTCTTCCCAGGTCGTTGTCATGGTTTGATTGGTGTCTCTCACATCTGTCCTAAATTAACGTGCCTTTGGTCTTTTGTCATACAGATCGCTCTCTCGTATTCAAACGGGGCTATTAGCATAGCTGTCACCAGCGCCCTTTTGTGAGGCCCTTGGCCCGGAAATACCCACCCGCTGTGTCGCATTGCATTGCTGTAAatgtcctttttaaaaaaaaaaaaaaagcggttGCTCTGTGTGATTTTTGCCTCCTTCTCTGCAGTTTGTCATTCTGGTGGTGgacagcacagacagagagaggctgGCCATCTCTAAAGAGGAGCTCTACAGGATGTTGGCTCATGAGGTAAAACACTCATCTTTGTATGACCATAAGGAAACATTACACACAACTGACTGTTTTTATAATGGGCATTGATTTTCCGCTAAGGTTAGCCCTTTCCACCCGGCTCCATTGTTTAGAGCTTGTGGTTCAAAAGGTGACAGAGAGCTGCGTTATGGTTTCATTGTTCTCTACGCTCCTCCTCTGACTCCCCCTCAGGACCTGCGAAAAGCAGCTGTGTTGATATTTGCCAATAAGCAGGATATGAAGGACTGTATGTCTGCAGCGGAGATCTCCAAATACCTCACCCTGAGCTCCATCAAAGACCACCCCTGGCACATACAGTCCTGCTGCGCACTTACAGGAGAAGGGTAAGAGACTTCTGTGGATACTATAGATTCTGTGGCAGGCGGCGGGGCACACAGAGTGACACGATCAGCAgagttttaattaattcaagCATTAGACATTGATTAAATTCCATCAAGATGCCGACGCTGTCCGACCGCCAAACAGAGCGTGAGTCACAGTGAGTGTACAGATGGTTTTTAATTGATTCTTCTCAAGGAAGCAGATTATAATTAATACCATGTTCCTCATGCAAGACATCGATCAATGAGAggaataacaaaacaaaaacagagtcGCATGCGTGCAGTGTGTGACTGCTCGTCGTGTCAGAGTTTGTGTCGGATGAAGAATACCAAATGAttggagctgcaacgattagtcgacaaacaaaaaaatcttgttGCGAACTGTTTTATAACCAATTAAtggtttcatgtatttttttgagGAAATTTTCTGGTACCAGCGTCTCAAATGAATATAACGTAATATAAatgtcttctatgatagtaaactgattatctttgggttgtggactgttgttcgggacaaaacaagacatttgaggacgtcatctcggcctttgggaaacagtgattgttcaatttcttacattttatagacagcacatctaatcgattaattaagaaaataattgacaggttaatagataatgaaaagaaGCGTTGGTTGGTATTTGTGACTGACTTCCAGAGCTTCAAAAAGTTTTGCAGCTAAATTATTGACTGAAGTGATACAGATGTACATAAATATGTTAACAAGAGAAGAGACGAACTGAGAGAAACACATACTAGAAAGACATGATCACAAGTAAGGGAACATTTCCACTGAACATGAAGTGATAAGGTAATGAAAGTAATATTTCTCTTATCACATTACACTGCAACTCATATGAAATGTATAATGTAATGTTATGCAAATATCAACAAAGTTAAAACACAAGTCCACAGTGAATGCTGGGCCTACACTACACCAATGAGATGCAACTaatgatgattttcattatGATTAATCTGCTagttattttcttgttttgtcaaaaatgtcaataaGACATTGGAAAAATGGccattataatttcccacagccttctttttctttttttttttgtccgaccaatagtccaaaacccaaaagtatTCGGTTtcctatcatgtatgacaaagaaaagcaacacattctcacatttgagaggcagAAACCAGCAAgagtttggtatttttgctttaaaaacagacaaaaacaaaatatcatgATATCAAATTATCATGTAATATATGCGAATATCAAAATACTTGCAGATTAtctttctgtcaatcgactactACAATCGACTTGCACAACACcttttattagttattttactgtaacatattGCACAATAATTTGagtattatatattaaaaataagaaCAACACATAAGCTtcttggacttttttttttacatgcatatGAGACTGAAACAATAACATCAGTGACGTGTGGTGAGTTTGAAGAGCTGCTATGACTTCTGTAAACCACCAGATGTCACTGTGTCCTCTGAGTTTAAAGCCCCAAAGCTTCATAAGGCTTCATCTGCACATCAGGAGGACATCATGCTTTCACAATAATTATAACACACAGTTGTTGTCATTAAGTTCACGTCATTGAAACATATCTTTCctccactttgtttttttttcagcttatGCCAAGGTCTTGAGTGGATGACCTCCAGGGCCGGACTCAGATAGCCCTTCCTCCGCCGTCGATGGCCTCACTACCTGCACCACCCACACGGTGGCACAACAGCTTATTGGCTTattgttactttttatttttttaaatgacaaagttGGACTTTGACCTCTGCAGACGGCGCAGGAACAGGAGCACTGACGCTCGGCTCTTCCACCCACAGCGGAGCCAGTTCTCCTCCCCCAAATCACGGACGAGACCGTGACCAGAACTGATTAAAACCGACCTGGTTATGGAACGTCACTACTACAgtaaaggagaagaagaagaaaataaatttcAGTGAGACTCATTTTACAGTTCGTCCGAGTGCGAGGCAGGGCTGCACTGGACACTGATCATTATCACTACATACATATCATGTTACATTTCACCGTATCGTACCAGAGTGTGCCATAAACGTCACTTGGATGCCCAGTTTGGGGAAAATATGGTGCAGCTtgatgattttttgtttgtttttgtctctatATAAGTTCATGTACAGGTACAATTTTGACAGGACAAGCAAAGGGATTGCAAGCAGTATTGTAAAAACTGGTTTTTGATGGGAATGGTGGCACAAAAGTTCTGTTCGAGTTTTGCAAAACAATGTCATGATTTAATTTTTACGTTCTCAATCTTCGCACAGCTATGGACATCTGTTACATTATGTCTTCAGTTTCATAAGCTACATCATTGGTGGTTACTCTCACACTAGGAGTTATCGGTGCCGTATTAAAATGTGGTCAAACGTGAAATCTCCCTCCCTTCTTAACTTCGAGCCCGTACTTGCACGTTAATTGAGCCAAAATGGTGTAGATTCAGAGTGTTGGCATGCAAATGTTTCCTTAAACCTTGACCTTCTTGAACAAACTCAGCCATTCATCCATTCAGTTTTGCAAAGCGCTAATTGGCTGCGACACCATTTCAAGTACAAAGCTCAGTTTTaataacagtattttaaatTGAGACACTATATTTTGTCAATGATGCTTTatgagttttatttaattttattcttttatatttttttttttgcttttatagaCTTGTCAGACAGTGCTTAAAGGCAAGTTAGCATCTAGCTCTGTTTTGTATTAACAGATGATAATTGGTGCTGTGCGAGTGCGTGTGGCCGACTGCATCCTAATATAAAGATTTTGTTAATTTTCTGCAGCCATTTTGGCGCATATTCCTCTTTAAACGGTTTGTACTTTTAAAACAAAGGGATCAGAATAAGCCAGCATGAAGCAAAACCCTTGAGGCAGCATCAGAGCTCTTGTCGGACTTGAACGGCACCAAGGGGGTCAGGATCCCCCTGTACTAAATGTGCCACTACATATATATCTCCTCAACCACTTGGACTGAGTTTCCGATGGTTTAGTAGCATTAAGATGATCTTAACTCAATATTTTGGCCGTCATATAGGTACAATACTTGATCCTCAGCCTTAACCATGCTGTTCTGAGTGTCTGGAGGACTTTGTGTGTATGAATCTGACATTCTgctcatgattttttttttttttttttttacccttttttcccctttttgaTGATCAGGTTTGGTATAGATCTATGCACGTGTCACTTTGAAACCTCGTGTACCTCCTGCAAGTTCCTCAGCGGCCAAAACGGGTGCGAGGATGAAAAGGAGGTGCATGAGTTTCACTGTTGAATCAACAAGGTGATGAAAAGGTGTCCATCTCAGTCAGGGAGTGCCTCTGGGTCTCTAGAATATGTGTTGTGggacaaagtgttttacatgaACAGGGAAAAGGGTTGAACTTTTGAAGCATTAAGGTTCAAGTTTACAGCTTTTACCTTGATCTCACAAAGCAAGGGAAGTGATCATATTCTCAGTGTGGTGACGTGTAGTCTGGGTCATGTACTGTAACACACTTTTCATCTTcattaaaagtttgttttgaaCTCTGAGCCTgtgttcttctttttgtttactttgtggTTATTACTGGCCAAAAGGTTGCAGTTTATATTGAAAGTCAAagtccctctccactcaaaaatatgtttttcttcttgttcctacagttggatgtcaAAGActattttatgtcttaatacataTCTGGAGATTTATAGCAGTTCAAGTCCAGTTAATAACCTTAAATGGTACAAAGTACACAGAgaggtaaaaaaacaaagtttaggtgaccaaaaactgaaaaaataatgtaaattttaGTTATCAAAAAGGGGTTTTTCAGGGATCAAGTAAGGGGTTATCAAATCAGCTTTTCTGCTGCAATGGATGGAAATTGAGCCTTGAAAGTTGATGCAAACTATTCCTACAACTTTTGTTGACGACTTACTCTGTTTGTATAAAGGCGTGGAGGAGGAAGCGCGATGGTCTGGGGCTCTTTTGCTGGATCCAGAGTTGGTGACTTGCACCCTGGAACAAAAGAGCTAtcacagtagagctgcaaccacCATCTTTTTATCGCCAACTATTGGATTAACTgccaagtattttgataattgatgaattgtttggagtcattttttaagaaaaagattCTCTTATTTGAGCTtctcaaattatattttatatttaaataatatttcctggtttctttagtcctctgacagtgaactgaatatctttgtgttgtggacaaagaAGACACTTGATgttatcttgggctttgggaagcagtgatttagatttttcaccattttctggcattttatggaccaaacaactaatcgattaattgagaaaatagatgacagattaatctataatgaaaataattgttagttgcagccctataccACAGTCATGCAATACCCTCTAGTCTACACCTGGCTGGTCAGTAAGCTTCAATTGATGGGACAGCCAGCTCAGTCATTGAGCTGGTTTgggatgaaagaaagaaaacaccacGAGCATGTCTGTTCTATTATATCTGCAGATGTTGGCTACTTTAATGAGTCAAAAATTTAGCTAAGATTATttttatctcaaaattgtatttgttgaacagtacacagacatgaaaccatatgaatttcaataaaaatggaaaaatcaaGGTATAATGTAACTCTTGACTCGTggtgtatttgttgttttagatCAGAGTAAAAGGAAAACAGCGGGACGCGTTTCAGACGGGTCTGATTCAAACAACCAGTTTATTCACATCTGTAATATATCAGCCAATCAAAGCACAGAGCAATCAAGAAAGACACACAACTCCTACCCACTTGTAAGGAACGTAAAGAGGAGCGTCTCAACTTCTAAAAAATATTGTAGAACATATCAGCCGTTTTTTatgttaagattttttttgttttttttacctctaaAATTTTACTATACATTCACTTTCAATGAAGCCTTTGCACTGAGGTAATGCgcaaagaaaaacactgtcagGACAGACATTTAGAAATCGGGATTAACTGggaacaatgaaaaaatactggACATAAAGACGACATATAAAAGGAAACAACAAACTGGGTAATCGTGGACTGAAGCAACACATCTGATGAAAGCTGATATGTTTTCAAAGCTGCAACTCTGGAGCCAATAGTACTGTTATCCTTGGCAGTGCCCTCTTGTCCGATAAGTAGTGATGAGCGTTCGCAGTATTAAGATCCAATGATACAAATTATAAAtgcagtgggtttttttttttccttttccagaTTTCAAACTCAGTGCTAAAAAAAGTTCTCACAGTAACGTCACTGTcacaaagaaaaagcaacacacaaaaaaatagcaAACTATGAACAAAGGGATGAGTTCTCGGCTGATCGGTATATCAGTCTTTTCGTGGACCCAGCCCAGCTTCCCACATAGGAACATTATAAACTTTTATCTGCGTCAGTCTTTGTTAATGCTGGTGTTGTCTGGACTCCTCGAGGCTCGTGGGAATTTGACATCACATGCAAGAAACTTTGTCTTTCTTGCCCACACGTCTCCATAACGGGACCTACTTCTGTTTAAGGGTCCATGAAGTGGTCTCCTTGGAGATGTGGCAGATGTAGAGgcgtccatgtgtgtgtgtgtgtgtgtgctgttacTGAGCCAGGAGCGTAGggtcaaaaaaacaacaaaaaaaacaaactgtagatCGAAGAAGCTTAAAAGTTACCGCGGGGTCTTTAACAAAATGTTCACCGCCTTACGGCACACAATCCACCGCCAGCAGGAGAGAGGGCTTCAAACATGCATTAGTctaaaaagtgtgaaaatggCTTTGGATGAGGCAGCGAAATcccaaacacaaaaagaaaaaggtagaTGGGGAGGCGAAGAATGGGATCGAAGGAGGAACAGCCTAGATATTCTTTGGCCGAGGTGCGTCATCCGGGAAGATTCACACGCACAGAGCTCTGGGGCacctgagagaagaggagaaaaaagtgtCAATAACAGCACCTAGACACAAAATCTGCCACCTGCATCCTTTCTATCTGCACTACAGGTAGTCACATACAATCCAGCAAACTCAGGAAAGACACTGGATGGTAATCAGTCTAACCTGTCCTCAGTGAAGCCGTCCATTTCCTCCTCGTCATCCAGCTCCATGTCCAGCTCGTTGTCGAGACAATCGCGGCCGTAACCACTCAGGACGCTGCAGGTATGAAAGA
This window contains:
- the arl8 gene encoding ADP-ribosylation factor-like 8 codes for the protein MGLIFAKLWSFFCNQEHKVIIVGLDNAGKTTILYQFLMNEVVHTSPTIGSNVEEIVVKNTHFLMWDIGGQESLRSSWNTYYSNTEFVILVVDSTDRERLAISKEELYRMLAHEDLRKAAVLIFANKQDMKDCMSAAEISKYLTLSSIKDHPWHIQSCCALTGEGLCQGLEWMTSRAGLR